Part of the Flavobacterium sp. KS-LB2 genome is shown below.
GCCAAAATTACTTCTATAGTTTCATTCACAAAAACGCCTACTTTCTTGATAGATTTTGGTAATTCTGGAATCACACCATCAAAATACCGAGCTGATTTCTCCCAGAATATAAATCCCATGTAATCGGGCAGGAGCGAACCTACTTCGAGTATATTATCGGGATATTTCATACCGCAGATTTTGAGTTTCATCTTTATAGTTTTGATATAAATTCCGTTGCTGATTTACCGGCATTATCCGTTTTCATAAAGTTTTCTCCAATTAAGAAACCTTTATACCCAAAAGGTTTTAACTCATTAATCGCTTCAATGGATGAAATTCCGCTTTCGGATACCTTTACAAAATCATCTGGGATTTGTGCTGCCAATTGCTTGCTGAAATCCAAACTGACTTCAAATGTTTTTAGGTTTCTATTGTTCACACCAATCATGTCCAATGTTGGCATAATCGATTTTTCTAATTCTTCCTGATTGTGCACTTCTAGTAAAACTTCCAATCCTAAACTTTTAGCAAATTCAGATAAGGTTTTGATTTCGTCTCTCGTTAAAACTGCAGCGATTAGCAAAATTAAATCGGCTCCATATGCTTTGGCTTCCAAGATTTGGTATTCATCCACAATGAATTCTTTTCGCAATAACGGAATATTTACCGTGGCTCTTGCCAAAAGTAAATCGTCTAAAGAACCACCAAAATATTTTCCATCCGTCAATACTGAAATTCCACAAGCACCAGCATTTTCATATCCTTTGGTAACTTCTTCCACGGTAAAGCTATAGTTTATTTCAGCTTTAGAAGGCGAACGGCGTTTGTGTTCTGCGATAATTCCTGACGTACTGTTTCGCAAATTATCACTCAAAGAAATAGTCTTTTTTTCAAAGAAAACGGACGCTTCCAATTGTGAAACGGGAATGATGGATTTCTTGAGAATAACTTCTCGTTTTTTGTCAATTATGATTTTATCTAAAATATTCATTCTTAATTGTTTGTTTGTAGTTTTCTTTGTTTAAAGTTTCAAGTTGTTCGAAATTCCAACAACTTTAAACTGTTTTATTTGCTTAATTCTTGTAGCGTTTTCAAAGATAAAAGTCCTTTTCCGGATAGTAAACTTTCTTTCGCTATTTGAAATCCTTCTAAAGGAGAACATTTTGTTACTGTTGCAATTGCCATGGCCGCATTGGCACAAACTACATTATTTTGAGCTTCGGTTCCTTTTCCGGAAATGATATTGGTAAATATTTGAGCGGATTCTTCAATGGTTGTTCCGCCTTCGATTTCGCTTTGCAGCAAAAGGCGAGCACCAAAATCCTCCGGATTAAGCATTCCTTCCATTGAACTGGTAATTGTTTTTGTAGGTCCAGTCAATGAAACTTCATCATACCCGTCAAGCGAATGTAGGATTGTGAAATTTACATCGGTGTTTTGGTACAAATACGCATACATCCTGGCCATTTCTAAATTGAAAACACCAACCAATTGGTTTTTAGGAAACGAAGGATTTACCATTGGTCCCAACATATTGAAGAATGTTTTTACAGCTAATTCTTTTCGAATAGGTCCTACATTTTTCATGGCGGGGTGAAATAACGGCGCGTGTAAAATACAAATTCCTGCTTTGTCGATGCATTTTTCCAGAAAATCAACATCATTGCTGAACTTGATTCCTAGTTTTTCCATTACATTGCTCGATCCTGAAATAGAAGAAACGCCGTAATTCCCGTGTTTAGCCACTTTTATTCCTGCTCCGGCAGCTACAAACGAAGCTAATGTCGAGATGTTAAACGTATCTTTTCCATCACCACCAGTTCCACACAAATCGATGGTGTTGTAAGCGGATAAATCCACACGAATGCACAATTCTAACAAGGCTTCACGAAAGCCTGCAAGCTCTTCGATGCTAATGCTTCGCATCATGTAAACGGTAAGAAAAGAGGCAATCTGACTGGTGTTATAACTTCCGTTAGAGATATTAACCAATACGTTTTTTGCTTCAGCTGAAGAAAGCATTTCGTGATTGATTAATCTGTTTAATATATTTTTCATATTATGGAACGCGGATGACGCGGATTTTAACTGATTTTCGCAGATTTATTATGCGAATTACATTAATTATTTTATCTAAAACTTGTAAACTTCATATTATGATTTTACCCAGTTTTCCAATATTTTTTTTCCATTTGGAGTTAACACACTTTCGGGATGAAATTGTACCCCGCGTACATCATACGTTTTGTGGCGCAATGACATCACTTGTCCATTTTCGTCGAATGAAGTCGCTTCCAGAACATCTGGTAAATTGGTGTCAACTACCCAAGAATGATAGCGTCCCACTTCAAATTCGCTTTCTAATCCTTCAAATAAAAGCTCGTCATCAACGACCGTTTTTACAAAAGAGGAAACACCATGATAGACTTTGTCTAAGTTAGAAAGCGTTCCTCCGTATACTTCACCAATCGCTTGCTGTCCTAAGCATACTCCAAAGATACTTTTGGTTGGTCCGTATTTTTGAATCACTT
Proteins encoded:
- the trpD gene encoding anthranilate phosphoribosyltransferase, which produces MKNILNRLINHEMLSSAEAKNVLVNISNGSYNTSQIASFLTVYMMRSISIEELAGFREALLELCIRVDLSAYNTIDLCGTGGDGKDTFNISTLASFVAAGAGIKVAKHGNYGVSSISGSSNVMEKLGIKFSNDVDFLEKCIDKAGICILHAPLFHPAMKNVGPIRKELAVKTFFNMLGPMVNPSFPKNQLVGVFNLEMARMYAYLYQNTDVNFTILHSLDGYDEVSLTGPTKTITSSMEGMLNPEDFGARLLLQSEIEGGTTIEESAQIFTNIISGKGTEAQNNVVCANAAMAIATVTKCSPLEGFQIAKESLLSGKGLLSLKTLQELSK
- a CDS encoding anthranilate synthase component II, with amino-acid sequence MKKILVIDNYDSFTYNLVHYLEDLDCEVTVYRNDEFDIDEIAVFDKILLSPGPGIPDEAGLLKEVIQKYGPTKSIFGVCLGQQAIGEVYGGTLSNLDKVYHGVSSFVKTVVDDELLFEGLESEFEVGRYHSWVVDTNLPDVLEATSFDENGQVMSLRHKTYDVRGVQFHPESVLTPNGKKILENWVKS
- the trpC gene encoding indole-3-glycerol phosphate synthase TrpC gives rise to the protein MNILDKIIIDKKREVILKKSIIPVSQLEASVFFEKKTISLSDNLRNSTSGIIAEHKRRSPSKAEINYSFTVEEVTKGYENAGACGISVLTDGKYFGGSLDDLLLARATVNIPLLRKEFIVDEYQILEAKAYGADLILLIAAVLTRDEIKTLSEFAKSLGLEVLLEVHNQEELEKSIMPTLDMIGVNNRNLKTFEVSLDFSKQLAAQIPDDFVKVSESGISSIEAINELKPFGYKGFLIGENFMKTDNAGKSATEFISKL